A portion of the Paenibacillus hamazuiensis genome contains these proteins:
- a CDS encoding helix-turn-helix transcriptional regulator, which produces MINMELYEQIVPSCFLFVDRRCFPDWEIIKQKIDFHDLTFVVEGKANYYVNGEKHTVEAGDMIYIPEGNLRQAHTFKESPMHSYAFNFYMHPDNGLHLPFETVTKKHITVEILSYIREFTQVWMSKQPGYQMHARGLLTLIIHRLLTISFHQTSSVHADNRINKVKGYIIDHYSEDLDLSSVAGIVNLHPVYLSKLFKANTNYSFKEFLNLIRINNAEMMLRAGGFSVSEVAERCGFRDISYFSNVFKAIKGFPPSTLRK; this is translated from the coding sequence ATGATCAATATGGAGCTATACGAACAAATCGTTCCAAGCTGCTTCCTGTTCGTGGATCGGAGATGCTTCCCGGATTGGGAGATCATCAAGCAAAAAATCGATTTTCACGACTTGACCTTTGTTGTCGAAGGCAAAGCCAACTACTATGTCAACGGCGAAAAACATACGGTCGAAGCCGGGGATATGATCTACATTCCCGAGGGGAATCTTCGGCAGGCGCATACGTTTAAGGAAAGCCCGATGCATTCGTATGCATTCAATTTTTACATGCATCCCGACAATGGCTTGCATTTGCCGTTTGAAACGGTAACCAAAAAACATATCACCGTCGAAATTTTGAGTTACATCCGCGAATTCACTCAAGTATGGATGAGCAAGCAGCCGGGTTACCAAATGCATGCAAGAGGGTTGCTGACGCTCATCATCCATCGTCTGCTCACCATATCTTTTCACCAAACTTCCTCCGTACATGCCGATAACCGCATCAACAAGGTGAAGGGATACATTATCGACCATTACTCCGAAGATCTTGATTTGTCCTCGGTCGCCGGCATTGTCAACCTGCACCCTGTCTATTTAAGCAAGCTGTTTAAAGCGAATACGAACTATTCATTCAAGGAATTTCTGAATCTGATCCGCATCAACAATGCGGAAATGATGCTGCGGGCCGGCGGGTTCTCCGTATCGGAGGTGGCGGAGCGGTGCGGCTTCAGGGACATCAGCTATTTCAGCAACGTCTTTAAAGCGATTAAAGGATTTCCTCCGTCTACGCTGCGCAAATAG
- a CDS encoding SpoVR family protein, with amino-acid sequence MTGDEMKQLEYAIAEITEIAKGFGLDFYPMRYEICPADIIYTFGAYGMPTRFSHWSFGKTFHKMKTQYDFGLSKIYELVINSDPCYAFLLDGNSLIQNKLIVAHVLAHCDFFKNNVRFSKTNRNMVESMSATAERIRQYEIEHGTDEVEKFIDAVLAIQEHIDPLISKPYGVARQVHDRKAPPQEQTERRFGYEDLWDLENLGKSAEKPEAEETKRFPAKPEKDLLLFIEEHAPYMENWQRDILTMLRDEMLYFWPQIETKIMNEGWASYWHQRIVRELDLTEDETIEYAKLNSSVVIPSKISLNPYYLGLKIFEDIEKRWDNPTSEERERFGRVPGKGREKIFEVREFDSDISFIRNYMTQSLVEELDLYIFEKKGPEWKITDKSWENIRDQLVFSRVNGGFPYIVVQDGDFLRGGELYLKHLYEGIELDLKYVERTMPYIYKLWGKNVHLETIVEEKPVLFTFDGKKHHRKFL; translated from the coding sequence ATGACCGGCGACGAGATGAAGCAGCTTGAGTACGCCATTGCCGAAATTACCGAAATCGCCAAGGGGTTCGGGCTCGATTTTTACCCGATGCGGTATGAAATTTGCCCGGCGGACATCATTTACACGTTCGGAGCTTACGGGATGCCGACCCGCTTCAGCCATTGGAGCTTCGGAAAAACGTTCCATAAAATGAAAACGCAATACGATTTCGGCTTAAGCAAAATTTACGAATTGGTCATCAACTCCGACCCGTGTTACGCGTTTCTGCTCGATGGCAACTCGCTCATTCAGAACAAGCTGATCGTCGCGCACGTGCTGGCGCACTGCGACTTTTTCAAAAACAACGTCCGCTTCTCGAAAACGAACCGCAACATGGTTGAAAGCATGTCCGCCACCGCCGAACGCATCCGCCAATACGAAATCGAGCACGGCACCGACGAGGTGGAAAAATTCATCGACGCCGTTCTGGCCATTCAGGAGCACATCGATCCGCTGATCTCGAAGCCGTACGGCGTCGCCCGGCAAGTGCACGACCGAAAAGCGCCGCCGCAGGAGCAGACGGAGCGCCGCTTCGGCTACGAGGACCTGTGGGACCTGGAGAATCTCGGCAAATCCGCCGAAAAACCCGAAGCGGAGGAAACGAAACGTTTCCCGGCCAAGCCGGAGAAAGATTTGCTGCTGTTCATCGAGGAGCATGCGCCGTATATGGAAAACTGGCAGCGCGATATCCTGACGATGCTGCGCGACGAAATGCTGTATTTCTGGCCGCAGATCGAGACGAAAATCATGAACGAGGGCTGGGCGTCCTACTGGCACCAGCGCATCGTGCGCGAGCTCGATTTGACCGAAGACGAGACGATCGAATACGCGAAGCTGAATTCGTCGGTTGTCATTCCTTCCAAGATCAGCTTGAACCCGTATTACCTGGGGCTGAAAATTTTCGAGGACATTGAGAAACGTTGGGACAATCCGACATCTGAAGAGCGGGAGCGGTTCGGACGGGTTCCGGGAAAAGGCCGCGAAAAAATATTCGAGGTGCGGGAGTTTGACTCCGACATCTCGTTCATTCGCAATTATATGACCCAGAGCTTGGTCGAGGAACTGGATTTGTACATTTTCGAGAAAAAAGGGCCGGAGTGGAAGATCACCGACAAATCGTGGGAAAACATCCGCGACCAGCTCGTCTTCTCCCGCGTCAACGGCGGCTTCCCGTACATCGTCGTGCAGGACGGCGACTTCCTGCGGGGCGGCGAGCTGTACCTGAAGCATCTGTACGAGGGCATCGAGCTCGACCTCAAGTATGTGGAGCGGACGATGCCGTACATTTACAAGCTGTGGGGCAAAAATGTGCACCTCGAGACGATTGTTGAGGAGAAGCCGGTTTTGTTTACGTTCGATGGGAAGAAGCACCATCGGAAGTTCCTGTGA
- the yhbH gene encoding sporulation protein YhbH, whose product MAEPLFTVSREDWSLHRKGYQDQTRHQEKVRDAIKQNLPDLVSDESIILSDGKQIIKVPIKSLDEYRFRYNYNKSKHVGQGDGESKVGDVLGTDPQPASGAGKGEGAGDQPGDDYYDAEVNMEELQTMLFEELELPNLKQKDKQNVTTKEIVFNDIRKKGIMSNIDKKRTILENIRRNATHGVSGIRGISPDDLRFKTWDEIVTPHSNALILAMMDTSGSMGSFEKYIARSFFFWMTRFLRTKYEQVEIIFIAHHTEAKVVTEEEFFTKGESGGTICSSAYQLALEIIERQYPPASYNIYPFHFSDGDNLTSDNERCVKLIAELSKRCNMFGYGEVNQYNRSSTLMSAYRNIHDPNFVYYVIREKGEVYKALKTFFPKSGDGGKVVGA is encoded by the coding sequence ATGGCAGAACCTTTATTTACCGTGTCTCGCGAAGACTGGTCGCTGCACCGCAAAGGCTATCAGGATCAAACCCGGCATCAGGAAAAAGTGCGCGATGCGATCAAACAAAACTTGCCGGACCTCGTGTCCGACGAAAGCATTATTTTGTCCGACGGCAAGCAGATCATTAAAGTGCCGATCAAAAGCCTTGACGAATACCGGTTTCGCTACAACTACAACAAGAGCAAGCATGTGGGGCAAGGGGACGGGGAAAGCAAGGTGGGAGACGTGCTCGGAACCGATCCGCAGCCGGCATCCGGAGCCGGCAAGGGCGAAGGCGCCGGGGATCAGCCGGGCGACGATTATTACGATGCGGAAGTGAATATGGAAGAGCTGCAGACGATGCTGTTCGAGGAGCTCGAGCTGCCCAACCTCAAGCAAAAGGATAAGCAGAATGTGACAACGAAGGAAATCGTTTTTAACGATATACGCAAAAAAGGAATCATGTCCAACATCGACAAGAAGCGGACGATTCTCGAAAACATCCGGCGCAACGCCACGCACGGCGTTTCCGGCATACGCGGCATCAGCCCCGACGATCTGCGGTTCAAAACGTGGGACGAAATCGTTACACCGCATTCCAATGCGCTCATTTTGGCGATGATGGACACGTCCGGCTCGATGGGCTCCTTCGAAAAATATATCGCCCGCAGCTTCTTCTTCTGGATGACGCGTTTTTTGCGCACGAAATACGAGCAGGTGGAAATCATATTTATCGCCCACCATACGGAAGCGAAGGTCGTCACGGAGGAGGAGTTTTTCACCAAGGGCGAAAGCGGCGGCACGATCTGTTCGTCCGCTTACCAGCTCGCTTTGGAAATTATCGAACGGCAGTATCCGCCGGCGAGCTACAACATTTATCCGTTCCATTTCTCGGACGGAGATAATCTGACGAGCGATAACGAGCGCTGCGTCAAGCTGATCGCGGAACTATCGAAGCGCTGCAACATGTTCGGGTACGGCGAAGTGAACCAATATAACCGCAGCAGCACGCTGATGTCGGCTTACCGCAACATTCACGATCCGAACTTTGTTTACTACGTCATCCGGGAAAAAGGCGAAGTCTATAAGGCGCTTAAAACGTTCTTCCCGAAATCGGGCGACGGAGGGAAGGTGGTTGGCGCATGA
- the hsdR gene encoding type I restriction-modification system endonuclease, whose product MGGNFGFLTSRWNILSDLGEMAERNLFVDPNTSLIKLRMFGETLTKYICALEAMDEAKELTQVERLSQLQREDLLTDEIVDMLHTLRKIGNKAAHEAGYGSTGEARTLTQLAFRLSVWFMQVYGDWEFQAPDYVEPVQQDTVANQEQLAQLTQSYEDKMEELQQELALLRQQQLTVTNEDKKKRHAKSKQAGSAFALTEAETRLIIDEKLRQAGWEADSQTLRYGLGVRPEKGRNLAIAEWALKTGYADYALFCGLELVGIVEAKRMSKNVEADIAQAKKYAMQVVRHGDEIIYGPWGNYQVPFLFSTNGRPYLEQLKTMSGIWFLDARKSTNHPRPLQAWYSPQGLKSLLQQDLDQAAQALQDETLDYLKLRPYQEDAILSVERAIASGERKILLAMATGTGKTRMAIGLIYRLIKHNRFKRILFLVDRSALGRQAEAAFKDSKLESYHSFTEIFELQTLDDKKPNHETKVQIATVQGMIKRLFYNESDADIPSVDQYDCILVDEAHRGYTLDKEMSELELAFRDHEDYVSKYRKVLDYFDAVRIGLTATPALHTVEIFGRPVFNYSYREAVIDGYLIDHEPPMQFETLLKKNGIKWRVGEEVAVYDVSTGSIEKELLQDEINIEVTQFNKTVVTENFNRVILRELTQYIDPESDGKTLIFAATDDHADTVVRIFKEELEKVYGAVDDNAVMKITGSIKDPLHAIKLFKNERLPNVVVTVDLLTTGVDIPSITNLVFLRRVRSRILYEQMLGRATRRCDEIGKDHFMIFDAVGIYESLKPYTDMKPVATRPSVTLDMLITELVQIHSEELGKQHKDEIIAKIQRKKRTWTAKDHEDFKALSGGLSIDEFIQSLKNKSALETGSELQTRKTLVGFIDENRGRAHRIYISDHEDKLLSTSRGYGNAQKPEDYLEGFHSFIKENLNLIPALTIICTRPSDLTREELRKLRVALDQQGYSEKALQTAWRDAKNEDIAADIISFIRQQALGDPLISHEERIEGAMKKIYDMKVWSKVQKDWLKRIEKQLLQESVLDPNPENAFDVEPFKSKGGYKQLNKIFDGEIDKIVTTINTALYTPEKRDLA is encoded by the coding sequence TTGGGCGGAAATTTTGGATTTTTAACAAGCCGTTGGAACATATTATCCGACTTGGGGGAGATGGCGGAACGCAATCTCTTCGTGGACCCGAATACATCGTTAATCAAGCTTCGCATGTTTGGTGAAACTCTAACAAAATACATATGCGCGTTGGAAGCGATGGACGAGGCGAAAGAGCTGACGCAAGTTGAGCGGCTCTCGCAGCTGCAACGGGAAGATTTGCTGACCGATGAGATCGTGGACATGCTTCATACGCTTCGAAAAATAGGAAACAAGGCCGCACACGAGGCCGGTTACGGATCGACCGGAGAGGCGCGTACTCTGACGCAGCTGGCGTTCCGTCTTAGCGTATGGTTTATGCAGGTTTACGGAGATTGGGAATTTCAAGCACCCGATTACGTCGAGCCGGTGCAGCAGGATACGGTTGCCAACCAGGAACAACTGGCTCAGCTTACGCAGTCCTATGAAGATAAAATGGAAGAGTTGCAGCAGGAGCTGGCGCTGCTTCGCCAGCAGCAGCTAACAGTGACGAATGAGGATAAGAAGAAGCGCCATGCGAAATCCAAGCAGGCAGGCAGCGCGTTTGCATTAACGGAAGCCGAGACGAGACTCATCATTGATGAGAAGCTGCGTCAAGCCGGCTGGGAAGCCGACTCGCAGACGCTCCGTTACGGTCTTGGCGTTCGCCCGGAGAAGGGACGAAACTTGGCGATCGCGGAGTGGGCGCTTAAAACAGGCTATGCGGACTATGCGCTATTCTGCGGGTTAGAGCTTGTCGGCATCGTCGAAGCCAAAAGGATGAGCAAGAACGTAGAAGCGGATATCGCGCAGGCCAAGAAGTATGCCATGCAGGTCGTACGTCACGGCGATGAGATTATTTACGGTCCGTGGGGGAATTATCAGGTCCCGTTTCTGTTCTCTACAAACGGACGCCCGTACTTGGAACAGCTCAAGACGATGTCGGGCATTTGGTTTCTCGATGCCCGCAAATCGACGAATCATCCGCGCCCGCTGCAAGCGTGGTATTCGCCGCAAGGGCTCAAGAGTCTGCTGCAGCAGGATCTCGATCAAGCGGCCCAAGCGCTTCAGGACGAAACGTTGGATTACCTCAAGCTGCGTCCGTATCAGGAAGATGCGATCTTGTCCGTTGAACGTGCTATAGCATCCGGAGAACGCAAGATACTGCTTGCGATGGCGACGGGTACGGGCAAAACCCGGATGGCGATCGGCCTGATTTACCGTCTCATCAAGCACAACCGCTTCAAGCGCATTCTTTTTTTAGTCGATCGGTCGGCTCTTGGACGTCAGGCGGAGGCGGCGTTCAAGGACTCGAAGCTGGAGAGCTATCACTCTTTTACGGAAATTTTCGAGCTGCAAACCTTGGATGACAAGAAGCCGAATCACGAGACGAAAGTCCAGATCGCTACTGTGCAGGGCATGATCAAACGCTTGTTCTATAACGAATCGGACGCCGATATTCCATCAGTCGATCAATACGACTGTATCCTTGTCGACGAGGCCCACCGCGGTTATACGCTGGATAAAGAAATGTCGGAGCTCGAACTGGCATTCCGCGATCACGAAGATTATGTGAGCAAGTACCGCAAGGTGCTGGATTATTTCGATGCTGTCCGGATCGGATTAACGGCGACTCCGGCCTTACATACGGTTGAGATATTCGGACGCCCCGTATTCAACTATTCGTATCGCGAAGCGGTGATCGACGGCTACCTCATCGATCACGAACCTCCGATGCAATTCGAAACCCTGCTGAAGAAAAACGGCATCAAGTGGCGGGTCGGGGAAGAAGTGGCGGTGTACGATGTATCCACCGGCAGTATAGAAAAAGAGCTGCTCCAGGACGAAATCAATATTGAAGTCACACAGTTCAATAAGACCGTCGTTACGGAGAACTTCAACCGGGTTATTTTACGGGAGCTCACTCAATATATCGATCCGGAATCGGACGGGAAGACGCTTATTTTCGCGGCAACCGACGATCATGCCGATACGGTCGTGCGTATTTTCAAGGAAGAGCTGGAGAAGGTATACGGAGCCGTAGACGATAACGCAGTGATGAAAATTACCGGATCGATCAAAGATCCCCTACATGCGATCAAGCTTTTCAAGAACGAACGCCTCCCTAATGTCGTGGTTACCGTGGATTTGCTGACAACGGGTGTCGATATTCCGAGCATTACGAATCTTGTGTTTCTGCGCCGCGTGCGTTCGCGGATATTGTACGAGCAGATGCTGGGGAGAGCGACCAGACGCTGCGATGAGATCGGGAAAGATCATTTCATGATTTTTGACGCGGTGGGGATCTACGAAAGCTTGAAGCCGTACACGGATATGAAGCCGGTTGCGACCAGACCGTCCGTTACGCTGGATATGCTCATAACCGAGCTTGTCCAGATCCACAGCGAGGAACTAGGGAAACAGCACAAGGATGAAATCATCGCCAAAATACAGCGCAAAAAGCGCACCTGGACGGCCAAGGATCACGAGGACTTTAAAGCGCTGTCGGGCGGGCTGAGCATAGATGAGTTTATTCAATCGCTTAAGAACAAAAGCGCTCTGGAGACCGGCTCCGAATTGCAAACCAGGAAAACATTGGTCGGATTTATCGACGAAAATCGCGGCAGGGCGCATCGCATCTATATTTCCGATCATGAGGACAAGCTGCTTTCCACTTCCCGGGGATACGGCAATGCCCAGAAACCGGAGGACTATTTGGAAGGGTTCCATTCTTTTATTAAGGAAAATTTGAACCTTATTCCGGCTCTTACGATTATTTGTACGCGTCCGAGCGACCTCACCCGCGAGGAACTGCGCAAGCTGCGAGTGGCGCTTGATCAACAAGGGTATTCGGAGAAGGCGCTGCAAACGGCATGGCGCGATGCGAAAAACGAAGATATCGCGGCGGACATCATCAGCTTCATTCGTCAGCAAGCGCTGGGCGATCCGTTAATCAGCCATGAAGAGCGTATTGAGGGCGCGATGAAAAAGATTTATGATATGAAGGTCTGGTCGAAGGTCCAGAAGGATTGGCTGAAGCGCATCGAAAAGCAGCTGCTGCAGGAGTCGGTGCTGGATCCGAATCCGGAGAATGCTTTCGATGTGGAGCCGTTCAAGAGCAAGGGCGGCTATAAGCAGCTGAATAAAATTTTCGACGGCGAGATCGACAAGATCGTCACGACTATCAACACAGCGCTATATACACCAGAAAAGAGGGATCTTGCATAA
- a CDS encoding N-6 DNA methylase — protein MGNQEIVQKLWNLCNVLRDDGITYHQYVTELTYLLFLKMMKETDNEGMLPEHYRWDSLKDKHGLALQQHYRQLLLDLGNQGNETIKMIYMNATSNINEPKNLEKIITSIDQLDWYSAKEEGLGDLYEGLLEKNASETKSGAGQYFTPRPLIDVIVKLVDPQPGERCNDPAAGTFGFMIAADRHVRSKTDDYFDLGEKEAEFQKYQAFTGVELVKDTHRLAMMNAMLHDIHGEIILGDTLSDDGKDLKNYDVIMTNPPFGTKQGGERPTRDDLTFATTNKQLNFLQHIYRALKPNGKARAAVVLPDNVLFESGVGAKIRADLMDKCNLHTILRLPTGIFYAQGVKTNVLFFTREKTDKDSTKEVWVYDLRTNMPSFGKRTPLTESHFDAFVAAYTAEDRTKVEDERFNVFTREEIRKKDDSLDIGLIADESLSAYDNLPDPIDSAEEAMAKLEEALALLGEVVAELKAVEAKEDGYKESKPALLKVAEASGVYGK, from the coding sequence ATGGGTAATCAGGAAATTGTACAGAAGCTTTGGAACTTATGCAACGTACTTCGTGACGACGGCATCACATATCATCAATATGTGACGGAACTGACGTATTTGCTCTTTTTGAAAATGATGAAGGAAACCGATAACGAAGGCATGCTGCCGGAACATTATCGCTGGGATTCCTTGAAGGATAAACATGGTCTCGCCTTGCAACAGCATTACCGCCAACTGCTTCTTGACCTCGGCAATCAAGGCAACGAGACGATCAAGATGATCTACATGAATGCCACCTCCAATATCAACGAACCTAAAAATCTGGAGAAAATCATTACGTCCATCGATCAGCTCGATTGGTACAGCGCGAAGGAAGAAGGTCTCGGCGATCTGTACGAGGGGCTGCTCGAAAAGAACGCCAGCGAGACGAAGTCCGGAGCGGGGCAATATTTCACTCCGCGTCCGCTGATCGACGTCATCGTCAAGCTGGTGGATCCCCAACCGGGGGAGCGATGCAATGACCCCGCCGCGGGAACTTTCGGTTTTATGATCGCCGCGGACCGGCATGTTCGCAGCAAGACGGACGATTATTTCGATCTTGGCGAAAAAGAAGCCGAGTTCCAGAAATACCAGGCCTTCACCGGTGTTGAGCTGGTCAAAGATACGCATCGCTTGGCGATGATGAATGCGATGCTGCACGATATTCATGGCGAGATTATTTTGGGCGATACGTTGTCCGACGATGGCAAAGACCTGAAAAACTACGACGTGATCATGACCAATCCGCCATTTGGCACGAAGCAGGGCGGAGAACGCCCTACGCGCGACGATCTGACGTTTGCGACGACGAATAAACAGCTGAATTTTCTTCAGCATATTTACCGTGCCTTGAAACCGAACGGTAAGGCGCGCGCGGCGGTGGTTCTGCCGGACAACGTGCTGTTCGAGAGCGGCGTCGGCGCAAAAATTCGCGCCGACTTGATGGACAAGTGTAACCTGCATACGATTCTGCGGCTGCCGACCGGGATCTTCTACGCACAGGGCGTAAAGACGAACGTGCTGTTTTTCACCCGCGAAAAGACAGATAAGGACAGCACAAAAGAGGTATGGGTGTACGATCTGCGGACAAACATGCCGAGCTTCGGTAAACGTACTCCGCTGACGGAGTCTCACTTTGATGCATTTGTTGCCGCTTATACGGCCGAGGATCGCACGAAAGTCGAAGACGAACGTTTCAATGTATTTACCCGCGAGGAGATTCGCAAGAAGGACGATAGCCTGGATATCGGCCTAATCGCCGATGAGTCATTGTCCGCCTACGATAATCTTCCCGATCCGATCGACTCGGCGGAAGAAGCGATGGCGAAGCTGGAAGAGGCATTAGCTTTGCTTGGCGAAGTGGTTGCAGAATTGAAGGCCGTTGAGGCGAAAGAGGATGGATATAAAGAGAGCAAGCCGGCGTTGTTAAAGGTTGCCGAGGCTTCCGGGGTGTATGGCAAATGA
- a CDS encoding restriction endonuclease subunit S, whose amino-acid sequence MSKKDARSVEELLKEALVPEEEQPYQVPGNWVWVWFGYVARLINGYAFKSNDYCEDGIPVIRISDIKGLDTNTENAVKVPASLLDEKYLIRRGDLLIAMSGATTGKTGIYESDEIALQNQRVGNIKEIDENVLYRKYKNYFVIKSSQEIYELSYGGAQPNISGKMIESLKFPLPPLNEQKRIADKVERLLDKINQAKQLIEEAKETFELRRAAILDKAFRGELTKRWRVENTYHKSGKILLNEINELKLRKYNDDLAMATRNGEKRPQKIKTLTLKPKIDVELPPDWIYCSLGDIVYDFRYGTSSKSDYNNKGTPVLRIPNIGDTSIELDDLKYLSETEVDSSNTVSEGDILIIRSNGSKDLVGKCAIVGENCNGYAFASYLIRIRTIGVLPEYVYFLLKSESTRRQFFNKTKSSAGINNINTEELSSTLVPLPPYEEQIQIVKRIKELLYIEDSAIANIDLMSSFDSIISATLSKAFRGELGTNDATEDPVFA is encoded by the coding sequence ATGAGTAAGAAGGATGCCAGGTCGGTTGAGGAGCTGCTGAAGGAAGCTTTGGTGCCGGAGGAGGAGCAGCCTTATCAGGTGCCGGGGAATTGGGTTTGGGTGTGGTTCGGTTATGTTGCTCGTCTAATCAATGGTTACGCGTTTAAAAGTAATGATTATTGTGAAGATGGTATTCCAGTAATAAGAATATCAGATATCAAGGGTTTAGATACAAATACTGAGAATGCTGTTAAAGTTCCGGCATCGCTACTTGACGAAAAGTATCTAATTCGAAGAGGGGATCTACTAATTGCGATGTCTGGTGCAACTACTGGAAAAACAGGTATATACGAGTCTGATGAAATTGCTCTACAAAATCAACGGGTCGGTAATATTAAAGAAATTGATGAAAATGTACTGTACAGAAAATACAAAAATTACTTTGTAATTAAATCGTCTCAAGAAATTTATGAATTATCTTATGGGGGAGCTCAACCCAATATCAGTGGAAAGATGATTGAATCATTAAAGTTCCCACTCCCGCCTCTAAACGAACAAAAACGAATTGCCGACAAAGTTGAACGACTTTTGGACAAAATCAATCAAGCCAAACAATTAATTGAAGAAGCCAAAGAAACCTTTGAACTTCGTCGAGCGGCTATTTTGGACAAGGCTTTTCGTGGGGAGTTGACGAAGAGGTGGCGGGTGGAGAATACATACCATAAATCCGGGAAAATTCTCTTGAACGAAATTAATGAATTGAAACTTCGAAAATATAACGATGATCTTGCAATGGCAACTAGAAACGGAGAAAAAAGGCCTCAGAAAATTAAGACGCTCACATTAAAACCGAAAATTGATGTTGAACTACCCCCAGATTGGATTTATTGTTCATTAGGGGATATTGTTTACGATTTCAGATATGGTACTTCTTCGAAAAGCGATTATAACAACAAAGGGACTCCAGTATTGCGAATTCCGAATATAGGTGATACTAGCATAGAATTGGATGATTTGAAGTACCTTTCAGAAACTGAGGTTGATAGTAGTAATACCGTTTCAGAGGGTGACATCTTAATCATCCGTTCTAACGGAAGTAAAGACTTAGTTGGTAAGTGTGCAATTGTTGGCGAAAATTGTAATGGGTATGCATTTGCATCTTACTTAATAAGGATTCGCACGATCGGTGTTCTTCCAGAGTATGTTTATTTTCTTCTTAAGTCGGAATCAACAAGAAGACAGTTTTTTAATAAAACAAAATCTTCAGCAGGAATTAATAATATAAATACTGAAGAACTTTCATCAACACTTGTCCCACTTCCTCCTTATGAAGAACAAATACAGATCGTAAAGAGAATTAAGGAACTATTATACATCGAAGATTCAGCAATAGCTAATATTGACTTGATGAGCTCCTTTGATTCGATAATTTCAGCAACTTTGTCAAAAGCGTTTAGAGGGGAACTTGGAACAAATGATGCCACTGAAGACCCTGTGTTTGCTTAA
- a CDS encoding retropepsin-like aspartic protease produces MKIDLVERLLQTSITINYKGQALIIDKLVIDTGASHTLLSVDAVADVGVYFETGDEIISAFGIGGEESCFRKTFDSVTLGDFQIENFKLDVGALHEKLEINGLLGLDLLMAANIVLDLSELTMFSAKGKS; encoded by the coding sequence ATGAAAATTGATCTCGTAGAAAGACTACTTCAGACCTCGATAACAATAAATTACAAGGGACAAGCCCTCATTATAGATAAGCTGGTCATTGATACCGGTGCTTCTCATACGCTCCTCTCCGTCGATGCAGTAGCCGATGTTGGGGTTTACTTTGAAACCGGAGACGAAATAATCAGCGCCTTCGGCATCGGCGGCGAGGAGAGCTGCTTTAGAAAAACGTTTGATTCTGTGACTTTAGGCGACTTCCAGATTGAGAACTTCAAACTCGATGTAGGCGCTCTACATGAGAAGCTTGAGATTAATGGGCTTCTGGGATTGGATTTGCTTATGGCGGCAAATATAGTGCTTGATTTATCGGAACTAACAATGTTTTCTGCAAAAGGAAAAAGCTAA
- a CDS encoding SpoVR family protein has protein sequence MLLFIEGHAAYLENWHRHRHILTMLRDEMPYFWPQIET, from the coding sequence TTGCTGCTGTTCATCGAGGGGCACGCAGCATATCTCGAAAATTGGCATCGCCATCGCCATATCCTGACGATGCTGCGCGACGAGATGCCTTATTTCTGGCCGCAGATCGAGACGTAA